The genomic window tctgtctcctcctcctcgtctgtctcctcctcctgtctcttcttcttctcctcctcctctgtctcctcctccttcctcctcctcctgtctcttctcctcctcctcgtctgtctctcctcctctgtctctcctctgtctctcctcctcctcctcctcctcctcctcctcctcctcctcctcctccagttctTCAACGAGGAGGACTCCTCTGTGGCGTCGCCGACCGACCAGCAGCCCTCCActtcctcatcttcatcatcatcatcatcctccaccaccgcctcccaGGTGGTCCATGAGGCGTCGCCCATcccgggccccgcccacccccatggatccggcccccccgccccccccctggagGAGGCCTCGGGGTCCGGGGCACAAGCCgaggccccaccccccccctacgCCCCTATGGACCTGGGGGCCACCGCGGCCGTGGCAGGTAGGTTGGAGGGTTACAGGTTGGTAGGCTTGTTGCCAGGTTGGTAGGCCTGTTTCCAGGTTAGTTCGTTGGTAAGCTGCCATTTATTTTAGGCTTGTTGCCATGTTGGTAGGTTTGTTGCCAGGTAAGTTGGTTGGTAAGCTGCCATTTTTTTTTAGGCGGGTTGCCAGGTTGGTAGGCTTGCTGCCAGGTTGGTAGGCTTGTTGCCAGGTTGGTAGGCCTGTTTCCAGGTTAGTTGGTTGGTAagctgccattttttttttggcttgTTGCCAGGTTGGTATGCTTGTTTCAAGGTTAGTTGGTTTGTAAGCTGCCAGGTTGGTAGGCTTGTTGCAAAGTTGCTAGGCTTGTTCGACGGTTGTTGGTTGGTAGGCGTGTTGCCAGGTTTGTAGGAGTGTTGCCAGGTTAGTTGGTTGGTAGGCTTGTTGCCAGGTTGGTAGGCTTGTTGCCAGGTTGGTAGGCTTGCTGCCAGGTTGGTTGGCTTGTTGCCAGATTGGTATGCTTGTTGCTAGGTTGGTAGGCTTGTTTCCAGGTTAGGTGGTTGGTAGGCTTGTTGCCAAATTGGTAGGTTGATTGCCAGGTTAGTTGGTTGGTAGGTTGGTTGCCAGGTGAGTTGGTTAGTTGGTTGGTAGGTTGCCAGGTAGGTTTGTGAGTTGGTTGGTAGGTTCCCAGGTTCTTAGGTTGCCTCCTAGGTTGCCTGGTAGGTTGCCAGGTTGGTAGGTATGTTGCCAGGTTAGTTGGTAGGTAGGTTGCCCGGTAGATTAGGAGGTTGCCTCTTAGGTTGCCAGGTAGGTTGGTTAGTTGGTTGGTAGGTTGGTAGGTGGCCTCTAAGGTTGGTAGGTTGCCAGGTTGGTAGCTTAACAGGTTGCCTTATTGGCCGGTTAAAACTAGAAGTGGGGGTAAACATCTTCGTGTGAGAATCTGGATAACTTTCTTCCCAATACTTTACGTATTGTCAGATTGACAAAAATATGTAAACCATTAAAGTCCAAGTTATCTGAGTGGAAGCAAAATAAACACGCacagtgcgtgtgtctgtgtgacgtgCTCGACGTCGGTGAACAACAAGACGTTGTTCAGATCTACAATAGCGGCACATGGTAAAATGAGCGATGAGAAATTGAAATGCTGTACAGCCTGTAAGTGTTAATTAGGTACCAGTCAGTCCACCGGTTGAGTTCCCTctcaagtgtgtgtatgtgtgtgtatgtgtgtgtatgtgtgtgtatgtgtgtgtgtgcacctcgccattctcctcttctttcctctgcTTTCATCAGCTAAACGAACGGAACACAAAGTCTAATCGTTAATGAGCCCTGTCCTGGCCAtgctccccccaccaccagacGGACAGAGCCCCACACATTTCTGCAAAACACCGATATTGCTTactttgagtttttttttctttgtctttaCATATATGTTACATgacatgtaaatgtaatgtaaaattTAAATGCGCCATGTTGTTATTACTCACAATTACCTGGGGAAATGACTTGAGTCACATGACCAATATTTGTCAACTCAACTCAGAAATGATCAAAAGCACCTTTCAAGAGCTTCTCCTTGGCTCTGACGTCATCCGacatgtttctctctctattggTCGGCCCGGTGTGTCTGTCGCTCCTGGTCCCGCCCGTTCCTGCCGATGCCGTATCCTGAATGGCTGACAGGGCCCAGCTTCGGGGCGGACTTCCCGGTGCCCCCGCCCTACAGCGTGGCCACCTCCCTGCCCACCTACGATGAGGCGGAGAAGGCCAAGGCCGACGCCATGGCTGCCCACCCCCTGGATGTTCTGATGCAGCGGGTgagacgcacgcgcacgcaatcactcactcacccgTACGCTCGCACTCGCActatattgctctctctctctctctctctctctttctctttctctttctcaggccccgtttacacaaaattaaaacatgaaaaaaacatatatgtaTTAAATGTAAAACTTATCTGATTTCATTGTTAGACACACTGGATGGTAGTGTCTGTTGAACTGACTAACTGGTAACAGCTCGTACCAGTGTGGGGCTTGCTTCATGACCTTCACTCAAACCTGAGGGTGGCGGTTTATCTGCCTCCGACACTGTGTCTGGTCTTGTTTGCAGCAGGATGAGGACTTCCCCCCCAGGGACGACTTCAGTGAGGCGGACCAGCTCCGTGTGGGCAACGACGGCATCTTCATGCTGGCCTTCTTCAGTGAGCGCCCCCTGTGGTCACTCTCAGCATGACACCCCCACTCTGGGGCAGAGCCCG from Gadus macrocephalus chromosome 4, ASM3116895v1 includes these protein-coding regions:
- the ndfip2 gene encoding NEDD4 family-interacting protein 2 isoform X1 produces the protein MDPASRYQVFFNEEDSSVASPTDQQPSTSSSSSSSSSSTTASQVVHEASPIPGPAHPHGSGPPAPPLEEASGSGAQAEAPPPPYAPMDLGATAAVAGPSFGADFPVPPPYSVATSLPTYDEAEKAKADAMAAHPLDVLMQRQDEDFPPRDDFSEADQLRVGNDGIFMLAFFMAFLFNWIGFCLSFCLTNTIAGRYGAICGFGLSLIKWILIVRFSDYFTGYFNGQYWLWWIFLLFGLMVFFRGFVNYLKVRNMSENMASSHRTRFFFLC
- the ndfip2 gene encoding NEDD4 family-interacting protein 2 isoform X2, which translates into the protein MDPASRYQVFFNEEDSSVASPTDQQPSTSSSSSSSSSSTTASQVVHEASPIPGPAHPHGSGPPAPPLEEASGSGAQAEAPPPPYAPMDLGATAAVAGPSFGADFPVPPPYSVATSLPTYDEAEKAKADAMAAHPLDVLMQRDEDFPPRDDFSEADQLRVGNDGIFMLAFFMAFLFNWIGFCLSFCLTNTIAGRYGAICGFGLSLIKWILIVRFSDYFTGYFNGQYWLWWIFLLFGLMVFFRGFVNYLKVRNMSENMASSHRTRFFFLC